From Pan troglodytes isolate AG18354 chromosome 1, NHGRI_mPanTro3-v2.0_pri, whole genome shotgun sequence:
aggcaggagaatcgcttgaacctgggaggcagagattgcagtgaaccgagatcacaccactgcactctagcctgggcgacagagccagacttctctcaaaataaataaatacataaataaataaaaataaaaataaaaataaaatggctaaAGCATAAGTTGTATTTTCATCAAGGATTACAGGACTGTAGACAAAAGAGAAATCATCATGGACTGTTCACTGGACAAAATTTCATGGAGAAGACCTTTGGCGGTTCATGGATGTTCTATAATAAGTTAGGTAACTAACAGGCTAACTTTCTTGAGCACCTACACTGTGTAGGGCACTGTACTGGTACTTCTCATACCTTCTCTCATTCATATAATCCTCTGAGGTAGGTGTTATCCTCTCTACAGCAGGGAAAATCAATACCCAGAGAAGGGGAGAGACGTCCATGGCACACAGGAGAGGACAGAGCCAAGAATGAATATAGGACACCAGTGCCCCAACTCTTAACCACTACCATACACGGTTttataaagtaaattttaaaagtcgACTTTAAAACATGTATGCAACATTGTGTCCAGTCtcccaaaacaaaagaacaatgagCGTTCCCTTTTCCCTTGATGTGTGGGCAGGTCTGTAGAGTAGTACAAGGAGAAGAGATTATGTTCTGCATTCTCACTTCAACAAGAAAGTCCTGGTCCACAAATAATACCTTTAAGCTTCAGGATAATTGTGAAAAGGCCAACTAGTTAATCAAACATTTTCCCAAACTTAAGAAAAACACCAAGAAGGAATATAAGTACAGGGGACATTAGAGGATAAGCTCATAAGGGCTggactaaatcttttttttttttttttttttgagacagaatctcggaatctcgctctgtcgcccaggctggagtgcagtggtgcaatcttggctcactgcaagctccacctcctggattcctgccattctcctgcctcagcctcccgagtagctgggactacaggcgcctgccaccatggtgggccaattttttgtatttttggtagagatggggtttcaccatgttagccaggatggtctcgatctcctgatctcatgatccgcccgcctcggcctcccaacgtgctgggattacaggcgtgagccaccgcgcttggcctaaATCTTTTAAGGAGACTCAGTCTTTGTGGCCTGACACTTGGGGAACAGTTAGCTTCAGGAAGTTGGGATGCCACACCTTTGTTTCTTGAACCATTTAGGGAGGTGTTTCTTGAACCATTTTGAAATcagaagtgtgagtcctccagccttgacttttttttcaagattgttttggctatttcagGTCCCTTGCAATCccatatgaattttttattttttattttttgagaccgactctcactctgttgcccaggctggagtgcggttgcatgatctcagctcactgcaagctccacctcccgggttcaagtgattcttgtgcctcagcctcctgagtagcttggactacagacgtgagccaccacgtccagctaattcttgtatttttagtagaggcgggctTTCAcgacgttggccaggctgatctcgaactcctgacctcaggggatatgcccgccttggcctcccaaagtgctgggattttggtGTGAACCAATGCGCCTGGCCACAAtcacatatgaatttgaggatatGCTTTTTCCATTGTGCAAAAAAGCTATTGGGATTTTtatagggattgtgttgaatctgtacattgttttgggtattgtcatcttaacaatactaAGTCTTCCAGTTTATGAATGTGGGtaacttctaatttatttatatcttcattaatctctttcagcaatatttttacagttttcagtgtataatatttacttctttggataaatttatacctaagtatcTTATACTTTTTGATGCGATTGTAATGCAGATAGAattgctttatttccttttcaaatatcCACTGCTGATGTAtagacaactgatttttgtgtgttgattttataACCTGCaactttgttgaattcatttattagttcaagtaggtttcttgtagattctTTGGTCGTAGAGatacagttttacttctttctttcccatttggatgctctttctttctgcttcctgTCAACTTGCTCTGGCTAGAATTTTCAGTAGGATGTTGAATAGCAGTTTTGAAAGCAGGCATCTGCATTCCTGGTGATCaaactaattaaattaaaatacatgtaattatttagTTTGAGATGATTAGATTTAAATGGCTAGGTTagggccttaatccaatatgattggtgtctgtataagaagaagaaatatcaCAGTGTGCATGCACAGAAGTACGACCATGTGAAGAGGCAGCAAGAGAGCAGcaatctacaagccaaggaaaggggccacagaggaaaccaaccctgccagcatcttgatcttggacttccagcttccagaactgtgagaaaatatatttttgttgttcaagccactcagtctgttatattttgttatggtagccctagcaaactaatacaaaccCCTCTAGtggtttttttcatttcagttattctaCTACTTTTCTGCTCCAAAACTTCTGTTTGGTTCCTTTTCATAACTTCTATCTTTGTACTGGTGTGCTCATTTTGTTCATACActattttcctgattttctttagttttatgtCCACATTTTCCTTTAGctctttgagcatatttaagagcattgttttaaagtttttgtctAATAAGTTCAATATCTGGGCTTCCTCACACGTGGTTTTTGtcagcttcttttcttttctttttttctttttcttttttttttttttttttttttgagacggagtcttgctctgtcgcccaggctggaatgcagtggtgcaatctcaggtcactgcaaccctgcctcccaggttcaagcaattctcctgcctcagcctccaagtagctgggactacaggcacatgccaccactcccggctaattttttgtattttaatagagatggggttttaccatgttgcccaggctgatttcgaactcctgatctcaggcaatccgcctgcctctgcctgccaaagtgctgggattacaggcgtgagcgaccgtgcctggcccatattttcttttattgaagtatactttcctgtttctttgtgtaccttcttgtgatttttgttgttgtttttgaaaacTGGACTTTTGAATAGTATATTGTGGCAACTCTGAAAATAAGATTCTTCTCCTTCTTTGGggtttactgttttattttatttatttttttgtgtgtgtggttgtttttgttttcattgttgagACCTGTAATAGTCTTGTTCTAGTAACTTTTCCTATTTTTGCAAAGActtttctttgtcatgtgtggttGCTGAAGTCTCTGTCCCTTAGCTTATATTCAGtgagtggggtttttttgtttgtttgtttgtttttgagacagagtttttgctctgttgcccaggctggagtgaactggcctgatgtcagctcactgcaatctcccaggttcaagcaattctcctgcctcagcctcctgtgtagctaagattgcaggcacatgccaccacacccagctaaattttgtatttttagtagagatggggtttcaccatgttgtccgggctggcctcgaactcctgaccgcaagtgatctgcctgcctcagcctcccaaagtactgggattataggcgtgagccaccatgcctggctttcagTGAGTGCTTTGACAGAATTTTACCTGAATGTCAagagctaaaaaacaaaacaaacaaacaaacaaaaatacttttcTCAGTTTTTGCCAATTGGGCCTGTACTGGGGCCCTCCTTCAACACTTAGCCAGGCTTTCACTGAGCTTAGGAATCAGCTGTGATGAAACCTGAAGTTTTTAATCACGTCTTTTCTGAGCAAGCATCTTGCCCTGGGCACATGCATGGCTGTCTAAATTCCCTGCATTCACAGGTGCTTCTGATTGTCCTAACTTCCCAAAGAAACTCTGTTCTCAAATTTTTTGCCCAAGCCTTAGGTGGTTTATTGCATGTCTCAACTGTGACCTTTTGCCTCAGGCCTTGTTCTTCTACCTTATGATGATTCAAGCAATGCCTGCTGCTTTTCCAATCTGGGTTACTTCAGAGTTAGGCAAACAGAGGTGAGCATTTTGTGCCAGTACTTCACGTACAGACAGGTTAAAACCGATCTACACAATAATTTGCAAATAAGGTCTGCTTTGCTCCCTCTAGAACCAGGGACCGCACTCCCATGCCGACAGTATGGGCTGCTGTCTTCAGGACCATTGCAAGGTAAGGTGTGGAATAAGAGCAAATAAAAATGCCACAAAACTTTCCTACcatttttgagtttattttatttatttatttatttatttatttatttgagatggagtctctctttgtcgcccaggctggagtgcagtggcatgatcttggctcactgcaacctctgcctcccaggttcaaacaattctcctgcctcagcctccggagtagctgggattacaggcacgtgccaccacacccagcaaatttttgtatttttagtagagatggggtttgaccatgttggccaggctggtcttgaattcctgacctcatgatccacccaccttggcctcccaaagtgctgggattacaggcgtgagccaccatgcccagccttatctctataatatatatatatatatatacacacacacacacacacacacacacatacatatatatacatacatacatatatatacacatacatacatatatatatatacatacatacatatatatatattttttaattttatttattttagttaggggctcactctttcacccaggcttcagtgcagtgtcaagatcatagttcactgcagccttgacttcccaggctcaaatgatcctcccacttcagcctccccagtagttgggactacaggcatgcaccaccaggcctggctgatttttatttttttattttttgtagaggcagggtctcactgtgtttcccaggctagtctgaaactcctgggctcaagagatcctcttgtcttgacctcccaaaatgctgggattacaggcatgagccaccactgcaactggcccattttttatttttcttaattcagcATCCACTTGGTGGCTGTAAGCCTCTGACTTTTTTCCAGAGTCTGAAGAAATTAATTCTGACAGATTCTGCTTGTTTTTTGAGTTTCTATGGGGGGGACAGGAGCTTGGGGCTGcctactctgccattttgctgaCCTAAGTagagttaaaataattaaatggttAAATGCATGAACTTTGGAGACAGATGGTCTGAATTTTAATCCTGCCTTTGCCACCAAAAGTTTGTAATAAGTGAATTATTTAATCTCTAAACTtcaatttctcatctgtaaagtaggaatATGGGAAGGGCTAATTAGGATCATTTATTGTAAAATCAGTAGTGTGCAGTAAATGTTTGACAAGCAGCTCTCAGAAGGGATGGGACTGAAAACCCTGATTTTTAGTGTTTGCcagtttccatggtgtaaatattcctgATATGGCCGAATTTAAGATGCCAGTGTAAAATCTTCTAATGCAGGCttgagaaaacacacacataattgACTCTCATGAGCCAGGGAAGGCCAACTCTAGCAtatcactttcttaaaaagtatgAGGTACACAATAAGtgatcaatcaataaatattatcatCTTCAATTGCTTTgaacaaagtgaataaaataagaatggtTTCTGAAAAGTCAAGATACAGCATCTCCCTCTATATTGCCCTATGttataaaatactttatactCTAGGTACTTGGAAATGTTATCTCCAGACAGTCCATCTTCTGTGAGAACAACATTTCACATCCCCTTTCTATCTTTAGATCTTGCATCATTGTTTACAGTGAACACAATCACAGAGAGAATAGTCATTGTCCACAAGTCTGCCTGAAACTGACCACACTTCAAAGGACTTGCTTCTAATTGACTAATCTATTAACTTTTCAGGCTGCAGGAAGACTTAGAGGCatcatcctgccttggcttctggTTGCCAAGGTGTTCTGCCTGATACCAACTTTGTCAGCAGTCACCAACTAGCCATGCTTTTCCTTTGAAGGCACATGTAGATTGCCTAACCATCCACACCAGGCAAACAATTCTTCAAATGTCATGCCCTTTGCATTTCTGTTCAGATCCAGCCTTAGAGAAGCTTGTGAAGCAATGACTGTTTTAATGGGTCTCCTGGGTACCCAGGCCTAATCCTTTACCAAGTCACTAGTTATCCCATGTTCcttatctgtctgtctatccatccatccttccatcctcaTCCAATACTTACAGAATGCCTATGGCTGCAAATACAAGGATGACTGCTTGGTTCCTGCTGTCCATAAACTCACAGCCTGGGATAAAGTAGGGTAGAGTGAATAGATATGCAAGCAAAATAGAATGGATTGTGATAAGGGAAAGTAGAAAAGTACATGCAAAGTACTCTGGGAAACTAAAGGAGGAATTCTGCCTACCTTGAGGAACTAAGGAAGTTTTCAGGGAGTGCGTGCAGGTAACCGTAGGGTAAGATTGGCTGGGAGCCAAATTGTGCTAGACCTTGTGCACCTGACTGTGGCATTGGCTTCTTCAGCAACAGGgagcctttctttccttttgttatttCCCTGCATCTTACGACATTAAAGCCTTGGTCCctgctaataataaaataataatcaactTTATAAAGAGCTTACAATATGCCAGATACTGTACTAAgtgctttatattcttttttttttgggtggggggtggCTGTTgggcagtgtctcactctgtcacccaggctggagggcagtggcacaatcatggctcactgcagccttgacctcctgggctcaagcctcccacctcagcctcccaagtagctgggactacaggcatgcaacaccatgcctggccaattattttttgtagagacggtctctctctgtttcccaggctggtcttgaataacacctgggctcaagtgatcttcttgcctcagccctccaaagtgctgggattacagacatgagccactgcacccagcttattatttaacttaatcttcacaacaactttAGAAGATAGAAAATAGGAGATGCTGTAATGGTGAGAGTTTTAGAGCATTCCTGAGGACCTGGAGAAAACTTGCTGCCGAGAAGGAAATTTTGAAGGTTTCATTGGTTGAAAAAGGTGTCTCTGGAGTCACACTCCTAGATCTTTCTTAAAGACTTGAAAAGAATTAGATTaggggccaggaacagtggctcacacctgtaatcccagcactttgggaggccgaggtgggtgagtcacctgaagtcaggagttcgagaccagcctggccaacatcgtgaaaccccatctctactaaaaatacaaaaaattaacagggtgtggttgtgcacacctataatgccagctatttgggaggctaaggcaggagaattgcttgaacacgggaagcagaggttgcagtgagctgagatcgccccattgcactccaggctgagcaacaagagtgaaactctgtccaaaaaaaaaaaaacaattagattGAGGCCATGGGGGACATAGAAGGTCACCCCATCTCTGATCTTCGCCATCACAATTGCTACAATCGGCTCTTTCCAATTTGGCTACAACACTGGGGTCATCAATGCTCCTGAGATGATCGTAAGGGAATTTATCAACACTTTGAAGGACAAGGCAAATACCCCTCCCTCTGAGACATTGCGCTTGTCCCTTTGGTGCTTGTCTATGGCCATATTCTCCATTGGTTGTATGATTAGCTCCTTTTCTGTTGGACTGTTTGTCAACAGCTTTGACAGGCATAATTCAATGCTTACTGTCAACCTGTGGGCTGCCACTGGTGGCTGCCTTATGGGACTGTGTAAAGTAGCTGAGTTGGTTGAAATACTGATCCTGGCCTACTTGGTTATTGGCCTCTTCTGCAGACTCTGCACAGGTTTTGTGCCCACGTACATCGAAGACATCTCACCTATTGCCCTGCAAGTTGTCTTTGGCACTCTCAACCAGCTGGGCATTGTTGTTGGAATTCTGGTGGCCCAGATCTTTGATCTGGAATTCATCCTGGGGTCCAAAGACCTATGGCCTGTGCTATTAGGCTTTCCCATCTCTCCTGCTGTGCTACGAAGTGCAGCCCTTCCTTTTTGCCCTGAAAGTCCCAGATTCTTGCTCATTaacagaaaagaagaggagaatgCTAAGGAGATCCTCCAGTGGTTGTGGGGCACCCAGGATGTATCCCAAGACATCCAGGAGATGAAAGATGAGAGTGCAAGGATGGCACAAGAAAAGCAAGTCACTGTGCTGGAGCTCTTTAGAGTATCCAGCTACCGACAGCCCATCATCATTTCCATCATGCTCCAGCTCTCTCAGCAGCTCTCTGGAATCAATACTGTGTTCTATTACTCAACAGGAATCTTTAAGGGTGCAGGTGTTCAAGAGCCCATCTGTGTCACCATTGGTGCGGGTGTGGTTAATACTATCTTCACTATAGTTTCCCTATTTCTAGTGGAAAGGGCAGTAAGAAGGACTCTACATATGATAGGCCTTGGAGGAATGGCTTTTTGTTCCATCCTcatgtctgtttgtttgttattgaaGGATGAGTGTAATGGGATAAGCTTTGTCTGTATTGGGGCTATCTTGGTCTTTGTGGTCTTCTTTGAAATTGGGCCAGACCACATTCCCTGGTTTATTGTGGCTGAACTCTTCAGCCAGGGCCCTGGCCCAGCTGTGATGGCAGTGGCCGGCTGCTCCACCTGGACCTCCAACTTCCTAGTCAGATTGCTTTTCCCTTCTGCTGCTTACTACTTAGGAGCCTACGTTTTTATTATCTTCACCGACTTCCTCATTACCTTCTTGATCTTTACCTTCTTCAAAGTCCCTGAGATGTGTTACAGGACTTTCGAAGATATCACACAGACCTTTGAGGGGCAGGCACACGATGCAAATAGATCTGGAAGGACTGCGTCATGGAGATGAACAGTATCCAGCCTGCTAAGGAGACCACCACCAATGTCTAAATCATGCCTCCTTCCACCTCCCTCCCAGCAAGGGAAAGCCACCTCCCTGAACGAGGGAGAGACCTCATAAGGATGAACCCAGGGCTGCTTCTGAATGCTGCTACTTGATTCCTTTCTCCCTCAACAAGACTGGAGCTTGTTGAATTTTCaatggcttttaaaatatttcatttcttggACATTCTCTTCTGCGTAGGAGAGACCAAGTGAACCTACCTTCATTTCAGGAGGGATTGACCACTTGGGATATGACAACTTTGCCAGCTCTTCTCCCTTGGGTTCTAATATTGCCCTCTAGGGGATATAGGGGAGGAAAAGTAAGGTGCAGTTCCCCCAACCGCAGACTTACCAGGaagcagatacacacacactgtGGGAAGGCAGACAGGGTTTATGTAAGAGCACCTTCCTCACTTCCATACAGCTGTACACAGCAGATTAacttgagttttatttatttttaccttctggtttaattacataaatattatgttttaagTGTAATTTTGccaaataatgaaaacataaggaaactgaggttaaaAGGAGGTGTTTAAAAGAGGTTATAGAGTAGAAGATTTGATGCTGGAGCGGTTAAGGTGCAATAAGAAGAATTTAGGGAGAAATGTAGTTAATTATTGGAGGGTAAATGATGTGGTGCCTGAGGTCTGCACATTACCTCTTAACAATTTCTGTCCTTCAGATGGAAACTCTTAAGTTTAATTTCTCAGAAAAGTCATATGCCTATATAATAAAGCTACTGATTTCTTTtggaacttttttctttaaaattatagtttataTGTAGTATTATTTGAAGTCCAGGATTATTAACCAAGATGGGCACTGTAGTTAATGGCAGTTGATGGGTTCTAATTTTGGATGGAGTCCAGGGCAGGGAAAGTTATTTCTAGAAAGCCTGTTCCTTCTCACTGGACCAAACAACTCCTTCCCCTTGTAGTAGACTCATTACTTTTTAAGTAACCCCACCACCCATCTGGTGGGAGAGCCATCCAAATGAGAAACCTAAAATAATTGGTTCTTGGTAGAGGTTCGTCATTTCTCCATTTTGTTCTTTAGGAGATTTTaggtgttgatttttgttttactttgaccCATATCTTTAAAGGAATTCCAGAAAGAATGTTTATAGCTGACTTGGAATTTGTAACCTCAGCTCTGGGAGAAGATTTTTTTCTGAACGATTATTATCTAACGTGTGTTGTTGCTTCAGGGTCACGGCATGCTTGTCTATGTCTGTTACCATGACCACCGTGGTCCTGTGCCGAGTGCCCTTAGGGGGATTGAATCTTTCCAATAGGCCATGTTTGAGATAGTATGAGTCAGTGTGCAGTGTAGCCCATACTTGAGAGTATGAATGTATGTGCACTGTCACTTTGCTCTGGGTGGAAGTAGGTTATTGTTGACTTATTTCCTCTGTGTTTATTCCCACAGCCCCCTTTTTCATATGTTGCTCGATCTCCCTTTCCCTTCTTGGTGCTTACACATCTCAGACCCTTTAGCTGAATGCTTGCCAATAACAGTATTTTGGTTCTCAGTTCTCACTGTTCCCTCTGGTTGTTGAGGCGTCGAATAAAAATGCACATAGCAGTGGGGTTTAGCTGGAAAAGGTGACCTTCCTCCAACTTCACCTCTACTTCTGGCTCCTCAAACAGCGGGTGGACAGTAAGGCAGGGAAgttgttttctcatttctcacTGACCAGattgtgaatatttccatatgGATTTTCTCTTATTAATGTTACTCTGGTGGTtctttattttaagataaaaattctgaatgtacacatgaaaaaaaaagacagaaaatgtgatcactcccattttacagattaaaaaactgAGATTTAAAGTAGTAACGTACTACTCACAGCCACACAACTAGGATGAAGCAGAGCTAAAACTCAGTTCTCATTCACTGCCAAGCCTGTGGTCTTAGAGACATGAGCCAGCAGGACTTGGTGTCATTAAGGGACTGGGGAGAGTGGTTCCATTCCCCCAAATCCTCCCCCAGAGAACTTCCTCGTATTTTATAATGGTCATACCTTCAACCCTTTTACCTCCTACCTGGGCTGATTGCAATAATCTGAAAGGGCCCTGTTCGAGGGGCAATGGTAGTTACTGTGGAGAAGGGCTTCAAAGAATATGGATGGTGGTGCCAATTTACCTCCCGGACTGTGGCTGCTGCTGTGTGATGTTGGGGTAATGGTTAATCTGCTCTTGTGTGAGTCAGCTAATGCCCCTCCCAAATCATGTAATGCGTTAACTCAGTTAAAAGACACCTGCCCAACTCATCTGAATGTCAGACCTGAGTGTCAGCTCCCATTTTACACTCGGTAAAAGGAAGGAGGATTTTAACTTAACACTCGAAATCTTCAAAGAATACAGTTGATCTTTTTCAGCCAACAGAAAGACTGCTTccctggttgtgtgtgtgtgtgtgtgtgtgtgtgtgtgtgtgtgtgtgatttaacTTAGTGTTGACATAAACTCTGTAGAATTGTATATGTACAGATAAGTAACTGGAAGCTCGGAAAGGTGAAGCCACTTGTTCAGGTTCATGGAGTCAACTTTCTTTTTACATCTCCAGGACACTAACTGTTGGGATGGTTTGTTTAGTTTGCATCCTAGTGGATAACTGCTCTTCTTAGTGATGATGAAAATTTGAATATCTCTAAAGGGGCATTATTATCCTGGAGGTGTGAGACAGTGAAAAGAACAGGAGCTTTGAAGCTAGGTGTGCCCTGTTAAAACTTCAGTTCCTGCTGTGTAATAGTGTAAACACTGGCAAATCACCTAATCTCACCTCAAAAGGTGATTTTGAGAATGAAAGCAGATGGCTGGGAGGCAAGGATACTTAAATACATGTTAGTCCTTTCCAGGTCCTCATTGCTGGAATTTGAGTGGACATCTCCAGCCATCTCAAGCAAATTGATTAAATACTCAGTGCATTCTTagagatattttaatttattttaattgaaacaaACACCTGCCATGTGGCATTTTTAGGAAAATTTAGGGAAGGTCTTGTGAAACTAGGCAAATCATAAAGCTCCCACAGGTTGAG
This genomic window contains:
- the LOC100611288 gene encoding solute carrier family 2, facilitated glucose transporter member 3-like yields the protein MIVREFINTLKDKANTPPSETLRLSLWCLSMAIFSIGCMISSFSVGLFVNSFDRHNSMLTVNLWAATGGCLMGLCKVAELVEILILAYLVIGLFCRLCTGFVPTYIEDISPIALQVVFGTLNQLGIVVGILVAQIFDLEFILGSKDLWPVLLGFPISPAVLRSAALPFCPESPRFLLINRKEEENAKEILQWLWGTQDVSQDIQEMKDESARMAQEKQVTVLELFRVSSYRQPIIISIMLQLSQQLSGINTVFYYSTGIFKGAGVQEPICVTIGAGVVNTIFTIVSLFLVERAVRRTLHMIGLGGMAFCSILMSVCLLLKDECNGISFVCIGAILVFVVFFEIGPDHIPWFIVAELFSQGPGPAVMAVAGCSTWTSNFLVRLLFPSAAYYLGAYVFIIFTDFLITFLIFTFFKVPEMCYRTFEDITQTFEGQAHDANRSGRTASWR